In Dehalococcoidia bacterium, the following proteins share a genomic window:
- a CDS encoding potassium transporter TrkG encodes MILIGAFLLMMPFSSKAGEFTPFVDALFTATSAVCVTGLNTIPDTAAHFSPFGQLVILILIQIGGFGFMTSATILLIA; translated from the coding sequence ATGATCTTGATCGGTGCCTTTTTGCTGATGATGCCGTTCTCCAGTAAGGCCGGTGAATTCACTCCTTTTGTGGATGCTCTTTTCACTGCCACCTCTGCTGTGTGTGTAACTGGCTTGAATACCATACCAGATACCGCTGCACACTTTAGCCCCTTCGGGCAACTCGTCATCTTGATCCTCATCCAGATTGGCGGCTTTGGTTTCATGACCAGTGCTACCATCTTACTGATTGCAC